The Marinitoga sp. 1197 genome contains the following window.
TAGCAGAGAAATCCATATTATGGTTAAAAATCATAACTGAAGGAAAGCAGGCTCATGCTGCTACGCCAAATGTAGCCAGAAATGCTCATAGAGCTGCGATATATTTTGCGAAGGAGTTGGATGAATTTTTACATGAAAAATATAATGCTATAGATAAAATGTTTGGGAGAGTTCCTATTTCAACCTTTGAACCAACAAAAAAAGAATATAATGTTGATAATATAAATACAATCCCAGGAACAGATATACTCTATTTTGATTGCAGAATACTCCCCCAATATGATTTAAGTGAAATACTCGATGATATAAATAAAATCAAAGAAAAATATGAAATTAAATTCGATGTTAAAATAAATATTGAAACGCCTCAAATTGAAAAAGCCCCTGCTCCCACACCATCAGATCATCCAATGGTTATAAAATTAAAAGAAAGTTTAAAAGAATTAAGAAATATTGATGCATTTGTCGGGGGGATTGGTGGCGGTACATGTGCTGCAATATTAAGACACGAAAATCTTCCAGCTGTTGTATGGGGAACAATGGATCATACAGCGCATCAACCAAATGAATATATAAAAATAGCGCATTTAATTTCAGACACAAAAGTTTATGCGCATTTAATGAGAAATTTATAGGAGGTAATAGATATGAAAACACTTATTTTATATGGATTTGGTCTTGGAGTTGTTGACATTAGAAGTATAAAAAAAGTGATGCACAATTATGACAAAATAATTGTATACATATCAAAATCTCCTCAGGGAAAAGCTATTGAAATGCTTAAAGATTTAGAAAATATAGAAATAAACGAAACCTTGAATTTTTATAA
Protein-coding sequences here:
- a CDS encoding M20 family metallo-hydrolase produces the protein MDIINHVENLKEDIIEGLKKFISINSVNPRGGGPGEKEVAEYLESYMKTMKFDEIKRYNAPDDAVKYGFRPNIVALYKGKNPKRTIWFITHMDKVPAGDLSLWETDPFTPVVKDGKIFGRGAEDNGSSLIATLFGLKTIMDLNIRPENNIGLVFVSDEETGSDYGIKYLLKQGIFNKNDWYYVPDSGNDEGSFIEIAEKSILWLKIITEGKQAHAATPNVARNAHRAAIYFAKELDEFLHEKYNAIDKMFGRVPISTFEPTKKEYNVDNINTIPGTDILYFDCRILPQYDLSEILDDINKIKEKYEIKFDVKINIETPQIEKAPAPTPSDHPMVIKLKESLKELRNIDAFVGGIGGGTCAAILRHENLPAVVWGTMDHTAHQPNEYIKIAHLISDTKVYAHLMRNL